In Curtobacterium sp. TC1, the following proteins share a genomic window:
- a CDS encoding HelD family protein — protein sequence MSEPTEIDRERGYVDGLFRRLDELTAEAEQRLAETRRQAVGGNHQSRSERDAYARLYEDTVATLERVGDRLVFGRLEVSEPDSAEDAFRYIGRVGLRDADHRPLLLDWRVPGASAFYQATAAHPMGMRSRRHLSLEGRRVVGVEDEVFDAALYDDERTHLQGEGALLAAVTAERTGRMTDIVATIQGEQDRIIRSPLEGVLIVQGGPGTGKTAVALHRAAYLLYSYRERLRGSGVLMVGPSPAFLTYIEQVLPSLGETGVVMASLGSLYPGVHATTHDARDVAAVKGSAQTAALLRRAVRSRQVVPTESVTLDVEGERLVVPPQLVADAMKRAQDRGKPHNAARVTFNKLALDAMTRLLADQLRERGTTVDEADEKVLREDIRSSYDARVLLNTAWLPLPPEKFLEDLYARPNWLASLTPDWTPERRALLHRARGAAWTVEDVPLLDEAAELLGPFDPTGGAAKRAAKASRNRDIENARQAIENMGVEGIVTAEQVAGSFAEGGDPRSTAERAADDREWTYGHIVVDEAQELSPMQWRVLARRNPLRSFTIVGDMAQGSSPGAARTWDDVLGALARRRRGRAPLVPLDHRIEQLTVNYRTPRSIVEAAGVFADGAGLTVTRNEAVRDGDPVERVRVARADLLDTVVSVADAERSRIGAGTIGVIVPESEVDAVRQRLARTEADVRGLAAPHAGSLTVLTGADAKGLEFDGVLLVDPDRVGGDAARPAAAVYVAMTRPTRRLTVIDVA from the coding sequence GTGTCCGAACCGACCGAGATCGACCGCGAGCGCGGCTACGTGGACGGCCTCTTCCGCCGTCTCGACGAGCTGACCGCCGAGGCCGAACAGCGTCTCGCCGAGACCCGTCGTCAGGCGGTCGGCGGGAACCACCAGAGCCGCAGCGAGCGCGATGCGTACGCCCGGCTCTACGAAGACACCGTGGCGACGCTCGAGCGTGTGGGGGACCGTCTGGTCTTCGGACGGCTCGAGGTCTCCGAACCCGACAGCGCCGAGGACGCCTTCCGGTACATCGGCCGCGTGGGGCTCCGCGACGCCGACCACCGCCCGCTGCTGCTCGACTGGCGCGTGCCCGGTGCCAGCGCCTTCTACCAGGCCACCGCGGCGCACCCGATGGGGATGCGCTCGCGCCGCCACCTGTCACTCGAGGGCCGTCGGGTCGTCGGTGTCGAGGACGAGGTGTTCGACGCCGCGCTCTACGACGACGAACGCACCCACCTGCAGGGCGAGGGGGCGCTGCTCGCCGCGGTGACCGCGGAACGCACCGGCCGGATGACCGACATCGTCGCCACGATCCAGGGCGAGCAGGACCGGATCATCCGCTCCCCGCTCGAGGGCGTCCTGATCGTGCAGGGCGGCCCCGGCACCGGCAAGACCGCCGTGGCGCTGCACCGTGCCGCGTACCTGCTGTACTCGTACCGCGAGCGGCTGCGGGGCTCCGGGGTCCTGATGGTCGGTCCGTCGCCGGCGTTCCTGACGTACATCGAACAGGTCCTGCCGTCGCTCGGCGAGACCGGCGTCGTGATGGCCTCGCTCGGGTCGCTCTACCCGGGTGTGCACGCGACGACGCACGACGCCCGCGACGTCGCCGCCGTGAAGGGCTCCGCGCAGACGGCCGCACTCCTGCGCCGCGCGGTGCGCTCCCGTCAGGTGGTGCCGACCGAGTCGGTGACGCTCGACGTCGAGGGCGAGCGGCTCGTCGTGCCGCCGCAGCTCGTGGCCGACGCGATGAAGCGCGCACAGGACCGCGGCAAGCCCCACAACGCCGCGCGCGTGACGTTCAACAAGCTCGCGCTCGACGCGATGACCCGGCTGCTCGCCGACCAGCTGCGCGAGCGTGGGACGACGGTCGACGAGGCCGACGAGAAGGTCCTGCGCGAGGACATCCGGAGCTCGTACGACGCCCGGGTGCTGCTCAACACCGCGTGGTTGCCGCTGCCGCCGGAGAAGTTCCTCGAGGACCTGTACGCCCGCCCGAACTGGCTCGCGTCGCTGACCCCCGACTGGACCCCGGAGCGCCGCGCCCTGCTGCACCGGGCCCGTGGTGCGGCGTGGACGGTCGAGGACGTCCCCCTGCTCGACGAGGCCGCCGAACTGCTCGGCCCGTTCGACCCGACCGGCGGCGCCGCCAAGCGCGCGGCGAAGGCCAGCCGCAACCGTGACATCGAGAACGCCCGCCAGGCGATCGAGAACATGGGTGTCGAGGGCATCGTCACCGCCGAACAGGTGGCCGGCTCGTTCGCCGAGGGCGGCGACCCCCGGTCGACGGCCGAACGCGCGGCCGACGACCGCGAGTGGACCTACGGGCACATCGTGGTCGACGAGGCGCAGGAGCTGTCGCCGATGCAGTGGCGCGTGCTCGCCCGCCGCAACCCGCTGCGGTCCTTCACGATCGTGGGCGACATGGCGCAGGGCTCCTCGCCGGGGGCCGCGCGCACCTGGGACGACGTGCTCGGCGCGCTGGCCCGTCGTCGCCGTGGCCGGGCGCCGCTCGTGCCGCTCGACCACCGCATCGAACAGCTCACCGTGAACTACCGCACCCCGCGGTCGATCGTCGAGGCCGCCGGCGTCTTCGCCGACGGTGCCGGCCTCACCGTCACCCGGAACGAGGCCGTGCGCGACGGCGACCCCGTCGAGCGCGTCCGCGTCGCCCGCGCCGACCTGCTCGACACCGTCGTGTCGGTCGCCGACGCCGAACGGTCGCGGATCGGTGCCGGCACCATCGGCGTGATCGTCCCCGAGTCCGAGGTCGACGCCGTCCGGCAGCGCCTCGCCCGCACGGAGGCCGACGTGCGCGGGCTCGCCGCGCCGCACGCCGGGTCGCTCACGGTGCTCACCGGGGCCGACGCCAAGGGCCTCGAGTTCGACGGCGTGCTGCTCGTCGACCCCGACCGTGTCGGGGGCGACGCCGCGCGCCCCGCCGCCGCGGTCTACGTCGCGATGACCCGCCCGACACGGCGCCTGACGGTCATCGACGTCGCCTGA
- a CDS encoding protealysin inhibitor emfourin yields MRIEVRRSGGFAGTTRRWRVDTDTSGDPAAWSEVLDALPRTAATPSPSGPPVPDDFTWTITVERTTVTFPGRRLDGPWADLVARVRSAGDPS; encoded by the coding sequence ATGCGCATCGAGGTCCGTCGTTCCGGGGGCTTCGCCGGCACCACGCGGCGCTGGCGGGTCGACACCGACACGAGCGGTGACCCCGCGGCGTGGTCCGAGGTCCTCGACGCGCTCCCCCGCACCGCCGCGACGCCGTCGCCGTCCGGGCCACCGGTCCCCGACGACTTCACGTGGACGATCACCGTCGAGCGCACGACCGTGACGTTCCCGGGCCGACGCCTGGACGGACCGTGGGCCGACCTCGTCGCGCGCGTCCGATCTGCAGGCGACCCGTCCTGA
- a CDS encoding M4 family metallopeptidase — protein MTPTDSRRSVVPPYLLHAVAQAAEFPRAASAARTALASLELVQSPKHQHLVAPRGVSVGVDGSGTVDRSPRRTIADARGTTTLPGTVVRNEGDLETGDAAVDEAYAGLGATHAFWLDVFGRVSIDGAGLPLDATVHFGQDYDNAYWDGSRMVFGDGDDEVFRRFTIALDVIGHELAHGVTQYTADLTYQGQSGALNESVSDVFGSLVAQYAAGQTAEQASWLIGEGLFTDAVHGDALRSMRAPGTAYDDPVLGKDPQPATMADFVVTTDDAGGVHTNSGIPNHAFFLAATAIGGYAWQGAGAVWWDALTSDAVTASIDFAGFAAVTIDAAATRFGDGAAEHAAVQGAWRTVGVLA, from the coding sequence ATGACCCCGACCGACAGCCGGCGCTCCGTCGTCCCGCCCTACCTGCTCCACGCCGTGGCCCAGGCGGCTGAGTTCCCCCGCGCGGCATCGGCCGCGCGCACCGCACTGGCGTCGCTCGAGCTCGTGCAGAGCCCGAAGCACCAGCACCTGGTCGCCCCGCGCGGCGTCAGTGTCGGCGTCGACGGCAGCGGCACGGTCGACCGGTCGCCCCGGCGCACGATCGCCGACGCCCGCGGCACGACGACCCTGCCCGGCACGGTCGTCCGGAACGAGGGCGACCTCGAGACCGGTGACGCGGCCGTCGACGAGGCGTACGCCGGACTCGGTGCGACCCACGCCTTCTGGCTCGACGTCTTCGGTCGGGTGTCGATCGACGGCGCCGGGCTCCCCCTCGACGCCACGGTCCACTTCGGGCAGGACTACGACAACGCCTACTGGGACGGCAGCCGGATGGTGTTCGGTGACGGCGACGACGAGGTCTTCCGGCGGTTCACGATCGCCCTCGACGTCATCGGTCACGAGCTGGCGCACGGCGTCACGCAGTACACGGCCGACCTCACCTACCAGGGGCAGTCCGGGGCGCTGAACGAGTCCGTCAGCGACGTGTTCGGCTCCCTCGTGGCCCAGTACGCGGCAGGGCAGACCGCCGAACAAGCGAGCTGGCTCATCGGCGAGGGGCTCTTCACCGATGCCGTCCACGGCGACGCCCTGCGGTCGATGCGGGCACCCGGTACCGCCTACGACGACCCGGTGCTCGGCAAGGACCCGCAGCCCGCGACGATGGCCGACTTCGTCGTGACGACCGACGACGCCGGCGGGGTGCACACCAACTCCGGCATCCCGAACCACGCGTTCTTCCTGGCGGCGACGGCGATCGGCGGGTACGCCTGGCAGGGTGCCGGTGCCGTGTGGTGGGACGCCCTGACCTCGGACGCCGTCACCGCCTCGATCGACTTCGCCGGGTTCGCCGCCGTCACGATCGACGCCGCCGCCACCCGGTTCGGCGACGGGGCAGCGGAGCACGCCGCCGTGCAGGGCGCCTGGCGGACAGTGGGCGTGCTCGCCTGA
- a CDS encoding glycoside hydrolase family 6 protein gives MPEDQGMRRSAHRQWLWIAAAVVAVAAVVTTLVVVVPHGSGPDADPPKSGRDVVTRKTAEQAFPGGLAHQPSAVNQPGIRERQARAAGHDDTAAQIARIADQPIATWLTNSSRSETRATIRAVVRNAEQQRATPEFVLYTVPDRDCGSYSKGGTADDAYLPWVRSAVRAMAGSGAVVLVEPDAIAQIQNCQRLRDSRLPLLRKAVDALTGHGLTVYLDGGNENRVPTATMADWLRQAGVDQVQGFFTNVSNFYRVDQERAYADELADAIGGDPHFVIDVSRNGQGWRGTWCNPEGAGLGQAPHVTGGSSRLDALLWVKTPGLSDGTCNGGPAAGQWWESYALGLVENRKRD, from the coding sequence ATGCCGGAGGACCAGGGGATGCGCAGGTCGGCGCACCGGCAGTGGCTGTGGATCGCGGCCGCGGTCGTCGCCGTCGCCGCGGTGGTCACGACGCTCGTCGTGGTCGTGCCGCACGGCAGCGGGCCGGATGCCGACCCGCCGAAGAGCGGACGTGACGTCGTGACGCGGAAGACCGCGGAGCAGGCGTTCCCCGGCGGACTCGCGCACCAGCCGTCGGCGGTGAACCAGCCGGGCATCCGCGAGCGCCAGGCACGAGCCGCCGGACACGACGACACCGCGGCGCAGATCGCCCGCATCGCCGACCAGCCGATCGCGACCTGGCTCACGAACTCCTCGCGGTCCGAGACGCGCGCGACCATCCGCGCGGTCGTCCGGAACGCCGAGCAGCAGCGGGCCACCCCGGAGTTCGTGCTGTACACCGTGCCGGACCGCGACTGTGGCAGCTACTCGAAGGGCGGCACCGCCGACGACGCGTACCTGCCGTGGGTCCGGTCCGCCGTGCGGGCGATGGCCGGGTCCGGGGCCGTCGTGCTCGTCGAGCCGGACGCGATCGCGCAGATCCAGAACTGCCAGCGCCTGCGCGACTCCCGGCTCCCCCTGCTCCGGAAGGCCGTGGACGCGCTGACCGGGCACGGGCTGACGGTGTACCTCGACGGCGGCAACGAGAACCGCGTCCCGACCGCGACGATGGCCGACTGGCTGCGGCAGGCGGGTGTCGATCAGGTGCAGGGCTTCTTCACGAACGTGTCGAACTTCTACCGCGTCGACCAGGAACGCGCCTACGCCGACGAGCTCGCCGACGCGATCGGTGGTGATCCGCACTTCGTCATCGACGTCTCCCGCAACGGGCAGGGCTGGCGCGGGACCTGGTGCAACCCCGAGGGCGCGGGGCTCGGCCAGGCCCCGCACGTCACCGGTGGATCGAGCCGACTCGACGCCCTGCTGTGGGTCAAGACGCCGGGACTCAGCGACGGCACGTGCAACGGCGGACCGGCCGCCGGGCAGTGGTGGGAGTCCTACGCGCTCGGTCTGGTCGAGAACCGCAAGCGCGACTGA
- a CDS encoding VanZ family protein, with amino-acid sequence MFRRLLLLAVTAAYAWVIWRMTLTPQVFTSAQNSFVLHAIAWVQQLPHGAWFTYERTEFLANIAMFVPVGMLAALWLPRRWWILGALVAVALSTGIEFAQATYLPYRVADPRDVLSNGLGGLLGATLVGLVRSLLPAPRRRRLRARTV; translated from the coding sequence ATGTTCCGTCGACTCCTCCTCCTCGCCGTGACCGCGGCGTACGCCTGGGTGATCTGGCGGATGACGCTGACCCCGCAGGTGTTCACATCGGCACAGAACTCGTTCGTGCTGCACGCGATCGCCTGGGTCCAGCAGCTGCCGCACGGTGCCTGGTTCACGTACGAGCGCACCGAGTTCCTCGCCAACATCGCGATGTTCGTGCCGGTCGGCATGCTCGCCGCGCTCTGGTTGCCACGGCGCTGGTGGATCCTCGGGGCCCTGGTCGCGGTCGCCCTGTCGACCGGCATCGAGTTCGCGCAGGCCACCTACCTGCCCTACCGCGTCGCCGACCCCCGCGACGTGCTGTCGAACGGCCTCGGCGGACTGCTCGGCGCGACGCTCGTCGGGCTCGTCCGCAGCCTGCTGCCCGCGCCGCGTCGTCGTCGCCTGCGCGCCAGGACGGTCTAG
- the rpsO gene encoding 30S ribosomal protein S15, producing MALDAKVKQEIIEEYATHPGDTGSPEVQVAVLTRRINDLNEHLKEHKHDHHSRRGLLLMVGQRRRLLGYLSDVDIARYRALIERLGLRR from the coding sequence ATGGCACTTGACGCGAAGGTCAAGCAGGAGATCATCGAAGAGTACGCGACCCACCCGGGCGACACCGGTTCCCCCGAGGTCCAGGTCGCCGTTCTGACGCGTCGTATCAACGACCTGAACGAGCACCTCAAGGAGCACAAGCACGACCACCACTCGCGTCGTGGTCTGCTGCTCATGGTCGGTCAGCGTCGCCGTCTCCTCGGTTACCTCTCCGACGTCGACATCGCCCGCTACCGTGCGCTCATCGAGCGCCTCGGCCTGCGCCGCTAG
- a CDS encoding CE1759 family FMN reductase has product MTTIAVVSAGLSEPSSTRLLADRLGEAAVAALVAAGTPAHVLHVELRPLAHEITDAMLTGFAAPALSTAMAAVVEADAVVFVTPIFTAGVSGLAKSFLDILDKDSLADLPVLLGATGGTSRHSLAIDHALRPVFAYLRAAVVPTGVFAATDDWGSDGDAAALDGRIRRAGVDLAWAIRASRRAPQEADALPATADFASLLGGLGH; this is encoded by the coding sequence ATGACCACCATCGCCGTCGTCTCCGCCGGACTCTCCGAGCCCAGCTCCACCCGCCTGCTCGCCGACCGCCTGGGAGAGGCCGCCGTGGCCGCGCTGGTCGCCGCGGGCACGCCAGCACACGTCCTGCACGTCGAGCTCCGGCCGCTCGCCCACGAGATCACCGACGCGATGCTCACCGGGTTCGCCGCGCCCGCGCTGTCCACCGCCATGGCCGCCGTGGTCGAGGCCGACGCGGTCGTCTTCGTCACGCCGATCTTCACGGCCGGCGTGAGCGGTCTCGCGAAGTCGTTCCTGGACATCCTCGACAAGGACTCGCTCGCCGACCTGCCCGTCCTCCTCGGCGCCACCGGCGGGACCTCGCGGCACTCGCTCGCCATCGACCACGCCCTGCGCCCGGTGTTCGCGTACCTCCGCGCAGCGGTGGTGCCGACCGGTGTCTTCGCCGCGACCGACGACTGGGGGAGCGACGGTGACGCCGCGGCCCTGGACGGACGCATCCGTCGGGCCGGAGTCGACCTGGCCTGGGCGATCCGGGCCTCCCGTCGGGCCCCGCAGGAAGCCGACGCGCTCCCCGCGACCGCGGACTTCGCGAGCCTGCTCGGTGGCCTCGGCCACTGA
- a CDS encoding FAD:protein FMN transferase: MRAAAEWDLWTTTARVVLDHRDRRHLAAAESCVREVTAAVDAACSRFRDDSELLARADDLVRGTEVSPLLATLVHQAVDAARLSDGDVDPTLGRRMASLGYDAAFADAPPVPSPDTVARALDGRPAWQRILLSGTFLRVPEGVTLDLGATAKAAAADMAAASITARLGVGALVSLGGDVATAGPDPSGGWQVRVQDQADDPVDHVRIASGWSVATSSTQKRRWEQDGTARHHILDPRWGLPADPVWRSVTVVAPSCTTANTMTTAAVVRGHGAVEWLRQSGRAARLVAADGSVLRLGGWPEDQAADGSLSVDGADAA; encoded by the coding sequence GTGCGCGCCGCCGCCGAGTGGGACCTCTGGACCACCACCGCCCGGGTCGTCCTGGACCACCGCGACCGCCGCCACCTCGCCGCCGCCGAGTCGTGCGTCCGCGAGGTCACGGCCGCCGTCGACGCCGCGTGCAGTCGGTTCCGCGACGACTCCGAGCTCCTCGCCCGCGCCGACGACCTGGTGCGCGGCACCGAGGTCTCGCCGCTGCTGGCGACCCTCGTGCACCAGGCCGTCGACGCCGCGCGACTGTCGGACGGGGACGTCGACCCGACGCTCGGCCGGCGGATGGCGTCCCTCGGGTACGACGCCGCGTTCGCCGACGCGCCCCCGGTCCCGTCGCCCGACACCGTCGCCCGAGCGCTCGACGGTCGACCCGCCTGGCAGCGGATCCTGCTCTCCGGCACGTTCCTGCGGGTCCCCGAGGGCGTCACGCTCGACCTCGGTGCCACGGCGAAGGCCGCCGCGGCGGACATGGCTGCCGCGAGCATCACCGCGCGGCTCGGCGTCGGCGCCCTCGTCTCGCTCGGTGGGGACGTCGCCACGGCCGGCCCGGACCCCTCCGGCGGCTGGCAGGTGCGCGTGCAGGACCAGGCGGACGACCCCGTCGACCACGTCCGCATCGCTTCCGGGTGGTCCGTCGCGACCTCGAGCACGCAGAAGCGCCGCTGGGAGCAGGACGGGACCGCGCGGCACCACATCCTCGACCCGCGGTGGGGCCTGCCCGCCGACCCGGTGTGGCGGTCAGTGACGGTCGTCGCCCCCTCGTGCACCACCGCCAACACGATGACGACCGCCGCGGTGGTCCGGGGGCACGGCGCCGTGGAGTGGCTCCGGCAGAGCGGCCGCGCGGCCCGACTCGTCGCGGCCGACGGGTCGGTGCTGCGGCTCGGCGGCTGGCCGGAGGACCAGGCTGCCGACGGTTCCCTCAGCGTCGACGGGGCGGACGCCGCCTGA
- a CDS encoding ferric reductase-like transmembrane domain-containing protein, whose translation MDTALWVVGRGTGVAAVVLLTLTVLLGIVTRGGRPLPGLPRFGVQLVHRDVALASTVFVGVHVVTLLLDTEAELRLLDALVPFAGAYRWFWLGLGTLAVDLLVVLVVTGMLRRVIGPRVFRAVHWAAYAMWPIAMAHAIGTGTDGTSAWFLVIAGVCAAAVLGAVAWRCTAGVTAFRPTPREALR comes from the coding sequence ATGGACACCGCGCTCTGGGTGGTCGGCCGCGGCACGGGCGTCGCCGCCGTCGTGCTCCTGACCCTGACGGTCCTGCTCGGCATCGTGACCCGCGGCGGACGACCGCTCCCCGGCCTGCCACGGTTCGGCGTGCAGCTCGTGCACCGGGACGTCGCCCTGGCATCCACCGTGTTCGTGGGCGTGCACGTGGTGACGCTGCTGCTCGACACCGAGGCGGAACTCCGCCTGCTCGACGCCCTCGTGCCGTTCGCCGGTGCGTACCGCTGGTTCTGGCTCGGGCTCGGCACCCTGGCGGTGGACCTGCTCGTGGTGCTCGTCGTCACGGGGATGCTCCGCCGGGTGATCGGACCACGCGTGTTCCGCGCCGTGCACTGGGCCGCCTACGCCATGTGGCCGATCGCGATGGCGCACGCGATCGGTACCGGGACCGACGGCACGTCGGCCTGGTTCCTGGTGATCGCCGGGGTCTGCGCCGCCGCCGTCCTCGGTGCCGTCGCCTGGCGCTGCACCGCTGGCGTCACCGCGTTCCGTCCGACCCCGAGGGAGGCCCTCCGATGA
- a CDS encoding NADH-ubiquinone oxidoreductase-F iron-sulfur binding region domain-containing protein — protein sequence MTLTHPLTVPPPTGTQRLLAAPGPGLDTHHRTHGTLPHVGPGIIDEIGLAGVDGRGGAGFPLARKLDAVAGRTRRGSRGAPIVIANGAEGEPASRKDAVLLGRAPHLVLDGIVVAALAIGATEAVVATSERLADRVRQALAERTDARSGTDPVTIAVRALPHSTFVAGQATALASAVAGGRGLPEDRTVRLAERGPGGRPTLVSNVETLAQAALVARYGAAWARSVGSASAPGTRLVTVSDVTDPPGAVVLETAGGAPLGQLLGASRLPAADPGRTRAVLVGGWGGTWVPAAALDAPFDVDGLAPWGAAPGAGVLAVLDDRTCPVGVTAGLAAALAGASAGRCGPCVNGLPRIAEVVADLASGHRAGDLAGEVRRIAGLVDGRGACHHPDGVARMVRSALDVFHDDVQAHLRGTCLVGGRP from the coding sequence ATGACCCTGACCCACCCGCTCACCGTCCCGCCACCGACCGGCACGCAACGCCTCCTCGCCGCCCCCGGCCCCGGCCTCGACACCCACCACCGCACGCACGGGACGCTCCCGCACGTGGGACCCGGGATCATCGACGAGATCGGTCTCGCCGGGGTCGACGGCCGCGGCGGAGCCGGGTTCCCGCTCGCCCGCAAGCTCGACGCCGTGGCGGGCCGGACCCGGCGCGGCAGCCGCGGTGCCCCGATCGTCATCGCGAACGGCGCCGAGGGCGAACCCGCCAGCCGCAAGGACGCCGTCCTGCTCGGACGAGCACCGCACCTGGTGCTCGACGGCATCGTGGTCGCGGCGCTGGCGATCGGTGCGACCGAGGCCGTGGTCGCCACGAGCGAGCGGCTCGCCGACCGGGTCCGGCAGGCCCTGGCCGAACGCACCGACGCCCGGTCCGGCACCGACCCGGTCACGATCGCGGTCCGCGCCCTGCCGCACAGCACCTTCGTCGCCGGGCAGGCCACGGCGCTCGCCTCCGCCGTCGCCGGTGGCCGAGGTCTGCCGGAGGACCGCACCGTCCGGCTGGCCGAGCGTGGACCGGGCGGACGACCGACCCTGGTGTCGAACGTCGAGACGCTCGCGCAGGCGGCGCTCGTCGCACGGTACGGGGCGGCGTGGGCGCGGAGCGTGGGCAGCGCGAGCGCTCCCGGCACCCGCCTCGTGACCGTCAGCGACGTGACGGACCCGCCCGGTGCCGTGGTGCTGGAGACCGCCGGGGGTGCGCCGCTCGGGCAGCTGCTGGGCGCCTCCCGGCTCCCGGCGGCCGATCCGGGACGGACGCGAGCCGTGCTGGTCGGCGGGTGGGGCGGCACCTGGGTGCCGGCCGCGGCGCTCGACGCGCCCTTCGACGTCGACGGACTGGCACCGTGGGGTGCGGCGCCCGGGGCCGGCGTGCTGGCCGTGCTCGACGACCGGACCTGCCCGGTCGGGGTCACCGCGGGACTCGCCGCGGCGCTCGCCGGAGCGTCCGCCGGGCGCTGCGGGCCGTGCGTGAACGGGTTGCCGCGGATCGCCGAGGTGGTCGCCGACCTTGCCTCCGGGCACCGGGCGGGCGACCTGGCCGGCGAGGTCCGGCGGATCGCTGGCCTCGTCGACGGACGCGGGGCCTGCCACCACCCGGACGGCGTCGCACGGATGGTGCGGAGCGCGCTCGACGTGTTCCACGACGACGTGCAGGCGCACCTGCGGGGCACGTGCCTGGTCGGGGGACGACCGTGA
- a CDS encoding ferredoxin — MSGAPGGATAAGPVALHVDWTRCRGRGLCTELFAERLARDEWGYPVARDGGGTRDVPVRPDERAAAADAVTLCPLQALRLVGR; from the coding sequence GTGAGCGGCGCGCCGGGCGGTGCCACCGCCGCTGGTCCCGTCGCGCTGCACGTCGACTGGACCCGCTGTCGGGGACGCGGCCTGTGCACCGAGCTGTTCGCCGAGCGGCTGGCGCGCGACGAGTGGGGCTACCCGGTCGCGCGGGACGGCGGCGGCACCCGCGACGTGCCGGTGCGGCCGGACGAACGCGCCGCCGCTGCGGACGCGGTGACGCTGTGCCCGCTGCAGGCGCTGCGGCTGGTGGGGCGGTGA
- a CDS encoding coiled-coil domain-containing protein → MRLTPSRGVLVAAAVVVGALVAPVLTVVPATATEYPTWQDVQRAKGNETAKRAEVTKVQAALQSAQDEAAAKSQAALTASSKADAAEAELAEATQAATSLQAQAQRASETAERAQTRAGQLAANLYRDGSTNQMTTRIATAGNPDQLLYQLGALDQLSSTWSGVMDEASVAAGTASSLHEQAERAEAERATRAQAAEERSAAAKSAEAVANAAVESTEQHSDELYAQLASLRDTTAEQAAGYELGQKVAAQKAEQQRKRAAAAAAQAAAAASASADTGGGSTSASGGSGTSYPSTGGVVVDPAAAQAYARSALGSYGWGDDQFSCLVSLWTQESGWRANALNASSGAYGIPQSLPAEKMSAAGADWRTNANTQINWGLAYIKSAYGSPCGAWGHEMSVNPHWY, encoded by the coding sequence ATGCGTCTCACCCCCTCGCGGGGCGTGCTCGTCGCGGCCGCCGTGGTCGTCGGCGCGCTCGTCGCCCCGGTCCTCACCGTTGTCCCGGCGACCGCGACGGAGTACCCGACCTGGCAGGACGTGCAGCGGGCCAAGGGCAACGAGACCGCCAAGCGTGCCGAGGTGACCAAGGTCCAGGCCGCGCTGCAGTCGGCGCAGGACGAGGCCGCAGCGAAGTCGCAGGCCGCGCTGACGGCCTCGTCGAAGGCGGACGCGGCCGAGGCGGAGCTGGCGGAGGCCACCCAGGCCGCCACGAGCCTCCAGGCCCAGGCGCAACGCGCGTCGGAGACGGCCGAACGCGCGCAGACGCGCGCCGGTCAGCTGGCGGCGAACCTGTACCGCGACGGCAGCACGAACCAGATGACCACCCGGATCGCGACCGCCGGCAACCCGGACCAGCTGCTCTACCAGCTGGGCGCCCTCGACCAGCTGTCGTCCACCTGGTCCGGCGTGATGGACGAGGCGTCCGTCGCGGCCGGCACGGCGTCGTCGCTGCACGAACAGGCCGAACGCGCCGAGGCCGAGCGGGCGACACGTGCGCAGGCAGCCGAGGAACGCTCCGCGGCGGCGAAGTCGGCCGAGGCCGTGGCGAACGCCGCCGTCGAGTCGACCGAGCAGCACAGCGACGAGCTGTACGCGCAGCTGGCGTCGCTCCGGGACACCACCGCCGAGCAGGCCGCCGGGTACGAGCTCGGGCAGAAGGTCGCGGCGCAGAAGGCCGAACAGCAGCGCAAGCGCGCGGCGGCGGCTGCAGCGCAGGCGGCGGCAGCAGCCTCGGCGAGCGCCGACACCGGCGGCGGGAGCACCAGCGCCAGCGGCGGCTCGGGCACGAGCTACCCGAGCACCGGCGGGGTCGTCGTGGACCCCGCTGCCGCGCAGGCCTACGCCCGGAGCGCCCTGGGTTCCTACGGCTGGGGCGACGACCAGTTCTCGTGTCTGGTGTCGCTCTGGACGCAGGAGTCCGGCTGGCGGGCGAACGCACTGAACGCCTCGAGCGGCGCCTACGGCATCCCGCAGTCGCTGCCGGCCGAGAAGATGTCGGCGGCCGGAGCGGACTGGCGGACGAACGCGAACACGCAGATCAACTGGGGGCTCGCCTACATCAAGAGCGCGTACGGGTCGCCGTGCGGTGCGTGGGGGCACGAGATGAGCGTCAACCCGCACTGGTACTGA